In Longimicrobium sp., a single genomic region encodes these proteins:
- a CDS encoding glutamate--tRNA ligase family protein codes for MSRDSSADGRSPAEAFAAREGLDFIRSIVADDIRAGKYESIVTRFPPEPNGYLHIGHAKSIVLNYGIARETGGRFNLRFDDTNPETEDVSYVESIVDTVRWLGADFGGEVLHAADYFDDMYRFAEFLVTRGLAYVDSSSDEEIREARGTVTEPGRPTAFRDRSVEENLDLFRRMKAGEFPDGSHVLRAKIDLSSPNMLLRDPLLYRIRH; via the coding sequence ATCAGCAGGGACAGCAGCGCCGACGGGCGTTCGCCGGCGGAGGCGTTCGCCGCGCGCGAGGGGCTGGACTTCATCCGTTCCATCGTCGCGGACGACATCCGCGCGGGGAAGTACGAGTCCATCGTCACGCGCTTTCCGCCGGAGCCCAACGGCTACCTGCACATCGGCCACGCCAAGTCCATCGTCCTGAACTACGGGATCGCGCGGGAAACGGGGGGTCGCTTCAACCTGCGCTTCGACGACACCAATCCCGAGACCGAGGACGTCAGCTACGTCGAGTCCATCGTAGACACGGTCCGCTGGCTGGGCGCCGACTTCGGTGGCGAGGTGCTGCACGCGGCGGACTACTTCGACGACATGTACCGCTTCGCCGAGTTCCTGGTGACGCGCGGGCTGGCGTACGTGGACAGCTCGTCGGACGAGGAGATCCGCGAGGCGCGCGGCACCGTCACCGAGCCGGGGCGGCCGACGGCGTTCCGGGATCGATCGGTGGAGGAGAACCTGGACCTCTTCCGGCGGATGAAGGCGGGCGAGTTTCCCGACGGCTCCCATGTGCTGCGGGCGAAGATCGACCTGTCGTCGCCCAACATGCTGCTGCGCGACCCGCTGCTGTACCGCATCCGCCAC